One Burkholderia sp. 9120 genomic window, TCAGTGCCTACGCCGCCGCGCTGCGCGATGCCGGCGTGGATGTCTCGATTCTGATGCCCGCTTATCCCGAGGCGCTCGAACGCGCCCTCGACGTCGCGCCCGTCGCGCGCATGACCGGCCTGCCCGGCGGCGACGCCCGGCTGCTGCGCGCGCGTATGCCCGACACCGGCGTCACCGTGCTGCTGCTGCAAATGGATCACCTGTTCGCCCGCGAAGGGCTGTACCGCGATCCGCAAGGGCGCGACTACCTCGACAACCTGACGCGCTTCGCGTCGCTCGCCGCGGCGGCCACGCGTATCGCGCGCGGCGTGCGTAATCTGAAGCGCCCCGACATCGTGCACGCGCACGATTGGCATGCAGGCCTCACGCCGCTTTATATGCGGCTCGCGGGCGTCGCCGCGAAAAGCGTCTTCACGATTCACAACCTCGCGTTCCAGGGCAACCATCCGCTCGCGATGGGCGGCTGGATCGGCGTGCCGTCCGACTTGCTGACGCCCGCGCTGTCCGACGAACGCAGCATCGAGTTCTACGGCTCGCTGAGCATGATGAAAGCGGGCATCGTCCACGCCGACCGGGTCAACACCGTCAGCCGACGCTATGCGCGCGAGATTCTGACGTCCCGCTTCGGGCACGGCATGGAAGGCGTGTTGCAGGCGCAGGCGGGCAAGCTGTCCGGCATCGTCAACGGGATCGATACCGTTGCGTGGAATCCGGCGACCGATTCGCAGATTGCGCGCCCCTATTCCGTCGACGACACCGCCGGCAAGCAGGCCTGCAAGCGCGAGCTGCAACAGGCGTTCGGACTGACGCGTGACCCGTTCGCGCCGCTGGTCGCGATCGGCAGCCGGCTGACGGAACAGAAGCTTGCCGACGTCGTGGTGCACGCGCTGCCCACGCTGCTCGAACGGCATCCGCGTTTGCAATTCGCGATTCTCGGTCAGGGCGAGCCCGCGCTCGAACTGGCGCTGCAGCAACTGGCGGCAGCGTGGCCTGGGCGCGTGGGCGTGCAGATCGGTTATGACGAACGACGCGCGCATATGCTGCACGCAGGCGCGGACATGCTGCTGCATGGCAGCCGCTTCGAACCCTGCGGACTCACCCAGCTTTACGCGATGCGTTACGGCACGATTCCGGTGGCGTCGCGCGTGGGTGGGCTGGCGGATACGATCGTCGACTATGTGCCGCTCGAGGCGCCCGATCCGCGTGAGCCGCGTGACGTGCGGCTCATGCACGGTGAAGACAGCGCGACCGGCTTTCTGTTCGACGGCGAGCAGGTCGACGATGTCGTGCATGCGCTCGGACGGGCCTTGACCGCGTTCATGCAACCGGCGTCGTGGCACGCGTTGCAGCGCAATGCGATGAGCCGCGATTCGGGTTGGGAAGCGTCGACCGAGAACTATCTCGCGTTGTATGCGGAGATGGTCGATGCACGCCCGGCGCTGCGCGAGACGCGCGTTCGCAAGACACCGGTTCGGGCTCGCGCGGCGGGCTCCTCGGGTGCGACGCGCCAGGCTGCGCGTGCGGACGAGGGATTCAACGCGGGCGTCGGAGAGATGGCGCGCAGTGCATAACCCGCGCTTCGAATAACCCCACGCGGCAACGGTTGAACGACCCGACGCCGCGTCCCGCACGTTAAGCTCGCTGGCATACTCGTCTTTCCCGGAGTTGCCGATGCCGTCACCCGTTCTCCGCGTCGCCCGTCCCACCAACCAGCTCAATCAGGTCGCCGATTTCTACACGCGTGGACTCGGCTTCGAGGTGCTGGCGCGTTTCGCCGATCACGAGGGTTTCGACGGCGTCGTCGTCGGACGGCGCGACTGTCCGTGGCACATCGAATTCACGCATCAGCACGGCGTCAGCGTCGAACGCGCGCCGACTCACGAACATCTTCTCGTGCTCTATCTGCCCGCCCTCGACGAGTGGACCGCCGCGGTCGAGCGGCTTCAGGCATTCGGCGCGATGCCGTGCCAGGCCGAAAATCCCTACTGGGATCGCCAAGGCAAAACCTTCGAAGATCCTGACGGTTATCGAATCGTCCTGCAGCATGCCGCCTGGGGCTGAGTTCGATAATTCATCACGCATAGCATGCGCAAAAGCGATGTTCCACACCGGGCACACTCGCGCGATGTTGAACGCTTCCTGACAATCCCGGCGAACTGAATGCTGCTTGACAGCTCGCGAGCACGCAAGGCAAGCTTCGGCATCCAGAACAATTCCCGCTTCCATTCCCTTCCATTCCGGCTAGCTGCATTTCGCGTGTTGTGCCTGTCGTACCCGTTACCTCCCGTGTTCCGATTCCGTTGACGCTGTCCATGCCTGCTTCGAGAGGGTCGCCATGTCAAGAAGTCGAATCATCGCCGCCGTGCTGCTCGCTATCGCACTGACCGCCTGCCAGACGTCGCCGAGCGGCGACATGGCCCAGTCCCGCGCCGCGCCCGTGACCGCCAGCACCGCCGAGATCCGCTCGATCGCCAAAGACGCGTATCTCTACGGCACGCCCCTGGTTGCTGTGTACAGCACGATGTATGCGTTTTCAGTAGACAGCACCAATCCGCAATACAAAGGTCCCTTCAATTCCATCCTGAACGTCGCACGCGTTTTCACACCCGACGACACCGCTTTCGTCACGCCCAACTCCGACACGCCCTATACGTTCGCCGGTCTCGATCTGCGTGCGGAACCGGTGGTTATCACGGTCCCGCCGATGGACCGGAAACGCTACTTCGTGTTCCAGTTGCTGGACCTGTACACCTTCAACTTCGCCTATATCGGCAGCCGCACCACCGGCAACCACGGCGGCACATTCCTGATAGCGGGTCCGCGCTGGAACGGTCAGACGCCGAACGGCATCACCCAGGTGATCCGCTCCGAGACCGATCTGGTGAACGTCGTGGGACGCACGCAACTGTTCAATCCCGGCGACCTCGACAACGTCAAGCAGATTCAGGCGGGCTACAAGCTGCAGACGCTCTCGGCGTTCACCGGCACCGCGCCACCGCCCGCCGCGCCGGCCGTGCAATGGATCAAGCCGATCTCGCCGGCCGCCGCGCGCACCTCGCTCGAGTTCTTCAACCAGCTCGCGTTCGTGTTGCAGTTCGCCCCCGTCAATCCGGACGAAGCCGGACTGCGCAGCCGCTTCGCACAGATCGGCGTGGTGCCGGGGCAGCGCTTCGACGTGAACACGCTGTCGGCGGAGCAGAAGGCGGCGTTTAGCGCCGGCATGCAGGACGGCCAGAAGGCGATCGACGACCGGCGCGCGTCGCTCGGCGGCAAAACGGACACCTTATTCGGCACGCGCGAGTATCTGAAGAACGACTATGTGACGCGCGCCACCGGCACGCAGGTCGGCATCGGCGCGAATTCGCGGGAAGAAGCGCTGTATCCGGTGCTCGACAAGGACGCGAGCGGCCAGCCGCTGGACGGCAGTCAGCATCGTTACGTGCTGCGCTTTCCCAAAGGGCAATTGCCGCCGGTGAACGCGTTCTGGTCGGTGACCATGTACGGATTGCCGGACCAGTTGCTGGTGAAAAATCCGCTCGACCGCTATCTGATCAACTCACCGATGCTGCCGCAACTCAAAAAGGATCGGGACGGCGCGGTGACGATTTATATCCAGTCCGAAGCGCCCGCCAACGCCCGCAAGGCGAACTGGCTGCCGGCGCCGGATGGGCCGTTCATGATCACCCTGCGCTATTACTGGCCGAAGCAGGCGCTGCTCGATGGCAAGTGGAAGACGCCCGTGGTCAAACGCGTGAACTAGCGGGTTAAGTGCGCGCGGCGTCGACCCGCGTCATCCCGTCGGCGCTCCATTCTTCCGAGCCCACGCCGTGGTGTACGAAGAACAGGCCGTCGGGATCGTACTGGCGCTTCACCGCCGCGAGCCGCGCGTGATGGTTTCCCCAGTAGGCCCGCTGCCAGTCGCTTTCGAAGAAGTCGCTCTCGGACAGATACGTACCCGGGTCGGGCACGATGGTGCGCAGGATCTGCGTGGCCTGGGCGATGCTC contains:
- the glgA gene encoding glycogen synthase GlgA, giving the protein MSLNVLLVASEALPLAKSGGLGDMVSAYAAALRDAGVDVSILMPAYPEALERALDVAPVARMTGLPGGDARLLRARMPDTGVTVLLLQMDHLFAREGLYRDPQGRDYLDNLTRFASLAAAATRIARGVRNLKRPDIVHAHDWHAGLTPLYMRLAGVAAKSVFTIHNLAFQGNHPLAMGGWIGVPSDLLTPALSDERSIEFYGSLSMMKAGIVHADRVNTVSRRYAREILTSRFGHGMEGVLQAQAGKLSGIVNGIDTVAWNPATDSQIARPYSVDDTAGKQACKRELQQAFGLTRDPFAPLVAIGSRLTEQKLADVVVHALPTLLERHPRLQFAILGQGEPALELALQQLAAAWPGRVGVQIGYDERRAHMLHAGADMLLHGSRFEPCGLTQLYAMRYGTIPVASRVGGLADTIVDYVPLEAPDPREPRDVRLMHGEDSATGFLFDGEQVDDVVHALGRALTAFMQPASWHALQRNAMSRDSGWEASTENYLALYAEMVDARPALRETRVRKTPVRARAAGSSGATRQAARADEGFNAGVGEMARSA
- a CDS encoding VOC family protein, encoding MPSPVLRVARPTNQLNQVADFYTRGLGFEVLARFADHEGFDGVVVGRRDCPWHIEFTHQHGVSVERAPTHEHLLVLYLPALDEWTAAVERLQAFGAMPCQAENPYWDRQGKTFEDPDGYRIVLQHAAWG
- a CDS encoding DUF1254 domain-containing protein, whose product is MSRSRIIAAVLLAIALTACQTSPSGDMAQSRAAPVTASTAEIRSIAKDAYLYGTPLVAVYSTMYAFSVDSTNPQYKGPFNSILNVARVFTPDDTAFVTPNSDTPYTFAGLDLRAEPVVITVPPMDRKRYFVFQLLDLYTFNFAYIGSRTTGNHGGTFLIAGPRWNGQTPNGITQVIRSETDLVNVVGRTQLFNPGDLDNVKQIQAGYKLQTLSAFTGTAPPPAAPAVQWIKPISPAAARTSLEFFNQLAFVLQFAPVNPDEAGLRSRFAQIGVVPGQRFDVNTLSAEQKAAFSAGMQDGQKAIDDRRASLGGKTDTLFGTREYLKNDYVTRATGTQVGIGANSREEALYPVLDKDASGQPLDGSQHRYVLRFPKGQLPPVNAFWSVTMYGLPDQLLVKNPLDRYLINSPMLPQLKKDRDGAVTIYIQSEAPANARKANWLPAPDGPFMITLRYYWPKQALLDGKWKTPVVKRVN